The following are from one region of the Streptococcus sp. 1643 genome:
- the uvrC gene encoding excinuclease ABC subunit UvrC — protein sequence MNNLIKSKLELLPTSPGCYIHKDKNGTIIYVGKAKNLRNRVRSYFRGSHDTKTEALVSEIVDFEFIVTESNIEALLLEINLIKENKPKYNIMLKDDKSYPFIKITNERYPRLIITRQVKKDGGLYFGPYPDVGAANEIKRLLDRIFPFRKCTNPPSKVCFYYHIGQCVAHTICKKDEAYFQSMAQEVSDFLKGQDDKIIDDLKGKMASAAQSMEFERAAEYRDLIQAIGTLRTKQRVMAKDLQNRDVFGYYVDKGWMCVQVFFVRQGKLIERDVNLFPYYNDPDEDFLTYVGQFYQEKSHLVPNEVLIPQDIDEEAVKALVDTKIVKPQRGEKKQLVNLAIKNARVSLEQKFNLLEKSVEKTQGAIENLGRLLQIPTPVRIESFDNSNIMGTSPVSAMVVFVNGKPSKKDYRKYKIKTVVGPDDYASMREVIRRRYGRVQREGLTPPDLIVIDGGQGQVNIAKQVIQEELGLDIPIAGLQKNDKHQTHELLFGDPLEVVELSRNSQEFFLLQRIQDEVHRFAITFHRQLRSKNSFSSQLDGIDGLGPKRKQNLMKHFKSLTKIKEASVDEIVEVGVPRAVAEAIQRKLNHQEEVELAQVAEERVDYQTEGNHHEP from the coding sequence ATGAATAACTTGATCAAATCAAAACTAGAGCTCTTGCCGACCAGCCCTGGTTGTTACATTCACAAAGATAAAAACGGTACCATTATCTATGTTGGAAAGGCTAAAAATCTGCGCAACCGTGTGCGCTCCTATTTCCGTGGAAGTCACGATACCAAGACTGAGGCTCTGGTATCTGAAATTGTGGATTTTGAATTTATCGTCACTGAGTCCAATATTGAGGCACTTCTCCTAGAAATCAATCTTATCAAGGAAAATAAGCCCAAGTACAATATCATGCTCAAGGATGATAAGTCCTATCCCTTCATCAAAATCACCAATGAACGTTATCCTCGCTTGATTATCACCCGTCAGGTCAAAAAGGACGGAGGTCTTTATTTTGGCCCTTATCCAGATGTAGGGGCAGCAAATGAAATCAAGCGACTACTGGATCGGATTTTTCCTTTTCGGAAATGCACCAATCCGCCGTCTAAGGTTTGTTTTTATTACCATATCGGCCAGTGTGTGGCCCATACCATCTGTAAAAAAGATGAGGCCTATTTCCAGTCCATGGCTCAGGAGGTTTCTGACTTCTTAAAAGGACAGGATGACAAAATCATCGATGACCTCAAGGGAAAGATGGCATCCGCAGCACAAAGTATGGAGTTTGAACGTGCAGCGGAATATCGTGACCTGATTCAGGCCATTGGAACGCTTCGGACCAAGCAAAGGGTCATGGCAAAAGATTTGCAAAATCGGGACGTCTTTGGTTACTATGTGGATAAGGGCTGGATGTGTGTTCAGGTTTTCTTTGTCCGTCAAGGCAAGCTCATTGAGAGGGATGTCAATCTCTTCCCCTACTACAATGATCCGGACGAGGACTTCTTGACCTATGTGGGACAATTCTATCAAGAAAAATCTCACCTGGTTCCCAATGAAGTATTGATTCCGCAGGATATTGACGAAGAAGCAGTCAAGGCCTTGGTGGATACCAAGATTGTCAAACCCCAACGTGGAGAGAAAAAGCAACTGGTCAATCTAGCCATCAAAAATGCCCGTGTCAGTCTGGAGCAGAAGTTCAATCTGCTAGAAAAATCTGTCGAAAAGACACAAGGAGCTATTGAAAATCTAGGACGCTTGCTTCAAATACCAACTCCGGTTCGCATTGAGTCTTTTGACAACTCCAACATCATGGGGACCAGTCCTGTTTCGGCCATGGTGGTCTTTGTCAATGGCAAACCGAGTAAAAAAGACTACCGAAAGTACAAGATAAAAACGGTTGTTGGACCAGACGATTATGCCAGTATGCGTGAGGTTATTCGCAGACGTTATGGTCGAGTACAGCGAGAAGGTTTAACTCCGCCAGATTTGATTGTGATTGATGGGGGACAAGGTCAAGTCAATATCGCCAAGCAAGTCATCCAAGAAGAGCTAGGTTTGGATATCCCAATTGCAGGTCTGCAAAAGAATGATAAGCACCAAACCCATGAATTGCTCTTTGGAGATCCGCTGGAAGTGGTGGAGTTGTCTCGCAATTCTCAGGAATTTTTCCTCCTCCAACGCATCCAAGATGAGGTACACCGCTTTGCTATCACTTTCCACCGCCAACTGCGCTCCAAAAATTCTTTTTCATCTCAATTGGATGGGATTGACGGTCTGGGCCCTAAACGCAAACAGAATCTCATGAAGCATTTTAAATCTCTCACTAAAATCAAGGAAGCCAGTGTGGATGAAATTGTCGAAGTTGGGGTGCCAAGAGCAGTCGCAGAAGCTATTCAGAGAAAGTTGAATCATCAGGAAGAAGTGGAGTTGGCTCAAGTGGCGGAAGAGAGAGTAGATTACCAAACGGAAGGAAATCATCATGAACCATAA
- a CDS encoding alpha/beta hydrolase family protein, with amino-acid sequence MAVMNIEYYSEILGMEWGVTVLYPDASRVTEPDCTDIPVLYLLHGMSGNQNSWLKRTNVERLLRGTNLIVIMPNTSNGWYTDTQYGYNYYTALAEELPQVMKRFFPNMTSKREKTFIAGLSMGGYGSFKLALSTNRFSHAASFSGALSFQEFSPESQDLGSLAYWRGVFGEIKDWTASPHSLESMATKSDKKTKLWAWCGEQDYLYSANNLAVKNLKKLGFEVTYSHSPGKHEWYYWEKQLERFLAALPIDFVLEERLS; translated from the coding sequence ATGGCAGTTATGAATATTGAGTATTACTCAGAAATTTTGGGTATGGAGTGGGGCGTTACGGTACTCTATCCAGATGCTAGTCGGGTGACTGAACCAGATTGCACAGATATTCCTGTTCTTTATCTTTTGCATGGAATGTCAGGAAATCAAAATAGCTGGCTCAAACGTACCAATGTCGAGCGCTTGTTGCGTGGAACCAATCTTATTGTCATCATGCCCAATACTAGCAATGGCTGGTACACAGATACTCAGTACGGCTATAACTACTATACTGCTCTAGCAGAAGAGTTACCTCAGGTAATGAAACGTTTCTTCCCCAATATGACCAGCAAGCGAGAAAAGACCTTCATAGCAGGTCTCTCCATGGGTGGTTACGGTTCCTTCAAACTCGCTCTATCGACGAATCGTTTTTCTCATGCGGCTAGTTTTTCTGGTGCGCTCAGTTTTCAGGAATTTTCTCCTGAAAGTCAGGATCTGGGGTCACTTGCCTACTGGCGAGGAGTTTTTGGAGAGATTAAAGACTGGACAGCTAGTCCTCATTCGCTTGAAAGCATGGCTACAAAATCCGATAAAAAGACTAAACTATGGGCTTGGTGTGGAGAGCAAGACTATCTCTACTCTGCCAATAATCTCGCAGTGAAAAATCTCAAAAAGCTTGGTTTTGAGGTGACCTATAGTCACAGTCCAGGTAAGCACGAGTGGTACTACTGGGAAAAACAATTGGAGCGTTTTTTGGCTGCCTTACCAATTGACTTTGTCTTGGAAGAACGTTTATCTTAG
- a CDS encoding nitroreductase family protein — protein MKFLELNKKRHATKHFTDKPVDPKDVRTAIEIATLAPSAHNSQPWKFVVVREKNAELAKLAYGSNFEQVSSAPVTIALFTDTDLAKRARKIARVGGAKNFSEEQLQYFMKNLPAEFARYSEQQVSDYLALNAGLVAMNLVLALTDQGIGSNIILGFDKSKANEVLDIEDRFRPELLITVGYTDEKLEPSYRLPVDEIIEKR, from the coding sequence ATGAAATTTCTTGAATTAAATAAAAAACGTCATGCGACTAAGCATTTTACTGATAAACCGGTAGATCCCAAAGATGTGCGTACGGCTATCGAAATCGCAACCTTGGCCCCAAGTGCCCATAACAGCCAGCCATGGAAGTTTGTGGTGGTTCGTGAGAAAAATGCTGAATTGGCAAAATTAGCTTATGGTTCGAACTTTGAGCAGGTATCATCAGCGCCAGTGACCATTGCCTTGTTTACAGATACAGATCTTGCCAAACGTGCCCGCAAGATTGCCCGAGTTGGTGGTGCAAAGAATTTCTCAGAAGAGCAACTTCAATATTTCATGAAGAATTTGCCTGCCGAGTTTGCGCGTTACAGTGAACAACAAGTCAGCGACTACCTAGCACTCAATGCAGGTTTGGTTGCCATGAATTTGGTTTTGGCTCTGACAGACCAGGGAATCGGTTCTAACATTATTCTTGGTTTTGACAAATCAAAAGCCAATGAAGTTTTGGATATCGAAGACCGTTTCCGCCCAGAACTCTTGATTACAGTGGGTTACACAGACGAAAAATTGGAACCAAGCTATCGCTTGCCAGTAGATGAAATCATCGAGAAAAGATAG
- a CDS encoding CHAP domain-containing protein, whose product MKKTVTKLTLGLTSTAILATVGAQTVHANSYVVQDGDSFFAIATANGMDPYDLAALNGKTIFDTIHPGDVLQVSGSAQASSTYSAPASTANVVSDTEDVVEKTPTNYGNSYPVGQCTWGVKELAPWASNWWGNANTWAIYASAQGYKTGSVPVVGAIAVWDGGEYGHVAYVTDVQSENSIQVLEANYRRQKQIANYRGFFNPHEFLGNVTYIYPN is encoded by the coding sequence ATGAAAAAAACAGTTACGAAACTGACTCTTGGTTTGACTTCTACCGCTATTTTAGCGACAGTTGGTGCTCAAACGGTTCATGCCAACTCTTACGTTGTCCAAGACGGAGATTCATTTTTTGCCATTGCTACTGCCAATGGTATGGATCCTTATGACTTGGCGGCTTTGAATGGGAAAACCATCTTTGATACCATCCACCCAGGAGATGTTCTCCAAGTGAGTGGTTCCGCTCAGGCTAGCTCAACCTACAGTGCTCCAGCTAGCACTGCGAACGTGGTATCTGATACAGAAGATGTTGTCGAAAAGACTCCGACAAACTATGGAAACTCTTATCCTGTTGGTCAGTGTACATGGGGCGTGAAAGAATTGGCACCTTGGGCTAGCAACTGGTGGGGAAATGCCAACACGTGGGCAATCTACGCGAGCGCTCAAGGCTATAAGACAGGAAGTGTTCCAGTAGTAGGAGCAATCGCCGTTTGGGATGGTGGTGAATATGGACACGTTGCTTATGTAACAGATGTTCAAAGTGAAAACTCTATCCAGGTATTGGAAGCAAACTACAGACGTCAAAAGCAGATTGCGAATTATCGTGGCTTCTTTAATCCACATGAATTTTTAGGTAACGTCACTTATATCTATCCAAACTAA
- a CDS encoding aminoacyltransferase has protein sequence MTLTVLTKEDFRIYSESITSRSFLQSIQMGELLEKRGATVTYLALKHTETIQVAALVYSLPMTGGLHMEINSGPIYSDSAYLKEFYKDLQVYAKQHGALELIVKPYDTFQSFDTNGNPVTEEQPEIIQCLTNLGYCHDGLQIGYPGGEPDWLYVKDLEGITEENLIRSFSKKGKPLVKKARSFGIQLRRLKRDELSIFKDITATTSKRREYSDKSLEYYEHFYDAFGDRAEFMVATLNFQDYLSQLEKNQENLSKKIADFDEALRKSPYSAQKKKEHKELLHQFETFEVRKAEAHKLIAKYGEQKVVLAGSLFIYMPQESTYLFSGSYTEFNKFYAPALLQEHVMLESIKRGIPVYNFLGIQGIFDGSDGVLRFKQNFNGYIVRKAGTFRYYPSPLKYRIICLIKRMLGR, from the coding sequence ATGACACTAACTGTACTTACTAAAGAAGACTTTCGCATTTATTCAGAATCAATTACCTCCCGCTCGTTTTTACAATCAATCCAGATGGGAGAATTGTTAGAGAAGCGAGGAGCAACGGTGACCTACCTTGCTCTAAAGCATACAGAGACCATTCAGGTTGCCGCATTGGTTTATAGTTTGCCAATGACAGGTGGACTGCACATGGAAATCAATTCTGGTCCAATTTATAGCGATTCAGCTTATCTAAAGGAATTTTACAAAGATCTCCAAGTGTATGCCAAACAACATGGGGCTCTGGAGTTGATTGTCAAACCTTACGATACTTTTCAAAGTTTTGATACTAATGGGAATCCAGTGACAGAGGAGCAACCAGAAATTATTCAGTGTCTGACGAATCTAGGATATTGTCATGATGGTTTACAGATTGGTTACCCAGGTGGGGAACCTGATTGGTTATATGTCAAGGACTTAGAAGGAATCACAGAGGAGAATTTAATTCGATCTTTTAGTAAAAAGGGAAAACCCTTGGTTAAGAAAGCTAGAAGCTTTGGCATTCAATTGAGACGATTAAAACGTGATGAATTATCTATTTTTAAAGATATTACTGCTACGACATCAAAAAGAAGAGAATACAGTGATAAAAGTTTAGAATATTACGAACATTTTTATGATGCATTTGGAGACCGGGCTGAATTTATGGTTGCGACTTTAAATTTTCAAGATTATCTTTCTCAACTGGAGAAGAATCAAGAAAATCTATCCAAAAAAATAGCAGATTTTGATGAGGCACTAAGAAAATCTCCTTATTCAGCTCAGAAGAAAAAAGAGCATAAAGAATTGCTACATCAATTTGAAACTTTTGAGGTTCGTAAAGCAGAAGCACATAAATTGATAGCCAAGTATGGGGAACAAAAGGTTGTATTGGCTGGTAGTCTTTTTATCTATATGCCTCAAGAGAGTACCTATCTTTTTAGTGGTTCTTATACAGAATTTAATAAGTTCTATGCACCAGCATTGCTTCAAGAGCATGTTATGTTAGAGAGTATAAAGCGTGGAATTCCTGTTTATAATTTCTTAGGGATTCAAGGAATATTTGATGGAAGTGATGGTGTTCTTCGCTTTAAGCAAAACTTTAATGGCTATATTGTAAGGAAGGCAGGAACTTTCCGTTATTATCCTTCTCCTCTCAAGTATAGAATTATTTGTCTGATAAAAAGGATGTTAGGCCGATAA
- a CDS encoding M57 family metalloprotease: MFWIIRLFFRFLLGIWRFFWRLVWTVVILLLIAFGVVWYLTGDFHSAVNQVEKMSKISQGGWNQWKETGTLEVLSQTDSHQHAEGKWAQASARIYIEPQMDETFQGAYAEAIKNWNQTGAFTFEVVADPSQADIVASEMNDGSTAVAGQAESQTNLLTNQFISVTVRLNHYYLSNPNYGYSYERIVHTAEHELGHAIGLDHTNETSVMQPAGSYYGIQPQDVNKVIELYVGN; encoded by the coding sequence ATGTTCTGGATTATTCGATTATTCTTCCGATTTCTTTTGGGAATTTGGCGTTTCTTCTGGCGTCTGGTTTGGACTGTGGTCATTCTACTGCTCATTGCCTTTGGAGTGGTTTGGTATCTGACAGGTGATTTTCATTCTGCGGTCAATCAGGTTGAAAAAATGAGTAAGATTAGTCAAGGTGGCTGGAATCAATGGAAGGAGACGGGAACGCTGGAAGTCTTGTCTCAGACAGACAGTCACCAACATGCAGAAGGCAAGTGGGCTCAGGCCTCAGCTCGCATCTATATTGAACCTCAAATGGATGAGACCTTCCAAGGTGCCTATGCAGAAGCTATAAAAAACTGGAATCAAACGGGAGCCTTTACCTTTGAGGTGGTTGCGGATCCTAGCCAGGCAGATATTGTGGCAAGTGAGATGAATGATGGATCGACCGCTGTAGCAGGTCAAGCCGAGAGTCAAACCAATTTGTTAACCAATCAATTTATATCTGTAACGGTTCGCCTGAATCACTATTATCTATCCAATCCAAACTATGGTTATTCTTATGAACGAATCGTGCACACGGCGGAGCACGAGCTGGGACATGCCATTGGATTGGATCATACCAACGAGACTTCTGTCATGCAGCCAGCAGGTTCTTACTATGGGATTCAGCCTCAGGATGTAAACAAAGTAATAGAATTGTATGTAGGTAATTGA
- a CDS encoding metallophosphoesterase encodes MNHKIAILSDIHGNATALEAVIADAKTQGASEYWLMGDIFLPGPGANDLVALLKELPITASVRGNWDDCVLEALDGQYGLEDPQEVQLLRMTQYLMERMDPATIDWLRSLPMLEKREVDGLRFSLSHNLPNKNYGGDLLVENDTEKFDQLLDDEVDVAVYGHVHKQLLRYGSQGQQIINPGTIGMPYFNWEKLKNHRAQYAVIEVEDGELVNILFRKVAYDYEAELELAKSKGLPFIEMYEELRRDDNYRGHNLELLASLIEKHGYVEDVKDFLEAIKSEYKVD; translated from the coding sequence ATGAACCATAAAATCGCAATTTTATCAGATATTCATGGCAATGCGACGGCGCTAGAAGCAGTGATTGCAGATGCTAAAACTCAAGGAGCCAGTGAATATTGGCTCATGGGAGACATTTTCCTCCCTGGTCCAGGTGCAAATGACTTGGTCGCTCTGTTAAAGGAACTTCCTATCACGGCAAGTGTTCGAGGCAATTGGGATGATTGTGTCCTTGAGGCTTTAGATGGGCAATATGGCTTGGAAGACCCACAGGAAGTCCAGCTCTTGCGTATGACGCAGTATTTGATGGAGCGAATGGATCCTGCAACGATTGACTGGCTACGAAGCTTACCTATGCTAGAAAAGAGAGAAGTTGACGGACTGCGTTTTTCTCTTTCTCATAATTTGCCAAATAAGAACTATGGTGGTGACTTGCTAGTTGAGAATGATACAGAGAAATTTGACCAACTCCTAGATGATGAAGTTGATGTGGCAGTCTATGGTCATGTTCACAAGCAGTTGCTTCGTTATGGCAGTCAAGGGCAACAAATCATCAATCCAGGTACCATTGGTATGCCTTATTTTAATTGGGAAAAGTTAAAAAATCACCGTGCCCAATATGCCGTGATAGAAGTGGAAGATGGGGAATTGGTAAATATTCTATTCCGAAAAGTTGCTTATGACTATGAAGCAGAGTTAGAATTGGCCAAGTCCAAGGGTCTTCCTTTTATCGAAATGTATGAAGAACTACGTCGAGATGACAACTATCGGGGGCACAATCTAGAACTCTTAGCTAGTTTAATTGAAAAGCATGGGTATGTGGAGGATGTGAAAGATTTCTTGGAGGCTATAAAGTCAGAATATAAGGTAGACTAG
- a CDS encoding ribonuclease J yields MSNISLTTLGGVRENGKNMYIAEIDGSIFVLDAGLKYPENEQLGVDVVIPNMEYLFENSDRIAGVFLTHGHADAIGALPYLLAEAKVPVFGSELTIELAKLFVKGNDTVKKFNDFHVIDEDTEIDFGGTVVSFFRTTHSIPESLGIVLKTAEGSIVYTGDFKFDQTASESYATDFARLAEIGRDGVLALLSDSANADSNIQVASESEVGDEITQTIADWEGRIIVAAVASNLSRIQQVFDAAADTGRRVVLTGFDIENIVRTAIRLKKLSLANESLLIKPKEMSRFEDHELIILETGRMGEPINGLRKMSIGRHRYVEIKDGDLVYIVTTPSIAKEAVMARVENMIYQAGGVVKLITQSLRVSGHGNARDLQLMINLLQPKYLFPIQGEYRELDAHAKAAMAVGMLPERIFIPKKGTTMSYEHGDFVPAGGVSAGDVLIDGNAIGDVGNVVLRDRKVLSEDGIFIVAITVNRREKKIIAKARVHTRGFVYLKKSRDILRESSELINQIVEDYLQGEDFDWADLKGKVRDGLTKYLFDQTKRRPAILPVVMEAK; encoded by the coding sequence ATGAGTAATATTAGTTTAACAACACTAGGTGGTGTACGAGAAAATGGGAAAAATATGTACATCGCTGAAATCGATGGTTCTATTTTTGTTTTGGATGCTGGGCTTAAATACCCTGAAAATGAACAACTAGGTGTTGATGTCGTCATTCCAAATATGGAATACCTTTTTGAAAATAGCGATCGTATCGCAGGGGTCTTTTTAACCCACGGACATGCGGATGCCATTGGTGCCCTGCCTTATCTTTTGGCAGAGGCTAAGGTGCCTGTGTTTGGTTCTGAGTTGACCATTGAGTTGGCCAAACTCTTTGTCAAAGGAAATGATACGGTTAAGAAATTCAATGACTTCCATGTGATTGATGAAGATACGGAGATTGATTTTGGAGGGACTGTGGTTTCCTTCTTCCGTACAACTCACTCTATCCCAGAAAGTTTGGGAATAGTCCTGAAAACAGCTGAAGGTAGCATCGTTTATACAGGGGACTTCAAGTTTGACCAGACAGCTAGCGAATCCTATGCGACGGATTTTGCTCGTTTGGCAGAAATTGGTCGTGATGGTGTCTTGGCACTCCTCAGTGATTCAGCCAATGCAGACAGCAATATCCAGGTGGCGAGCGAGAGTGAAGTTGGGGATGAAATTACCCAGACCATTGCAGACTGGGAAGGTCGTATCATCGTTGCCGCAGTTGCCAGCAACCTTTCTCGTATCCAGCAGGTTTTTGATGCTGCTGCAGATACAGGTCGCCGAGTTGTTTTAACTGGATTTGATATTGAAAATATCGTCCGCACTGCGATTCGTCTCAAAAAATTATCTCTAGCCAACGAAAGTCTCTTGATTAAACCAAAAGAAATGTCTCGTTTTGAAGACCATGAGTTGATTATCCTTGAGACCGGGCGTATGGGTGAGCCTATTAATGGACTTCGTAAGATGTCTATTGGACGCCACCGCTATGTGGAAATCAAAGATGGGGACTTGGTTTATATCGTAACGACTCCATCTATCGCCAAAGAAGCCGTCATGGCGCGTGTTGAAAACATGATCTACCAAGCTGGTGGTGTGGTGAAACTCATTACCCAAAGCTTGCGAGTATCCGGACATGGGAATGCGCGTGATTTGCAGTTGATGATCAATCTCTTGCAACCTAAGTATCTTTTCCCTATCCAAGGGGAGTACCGTGAGTTGGATGCGCATGCCAAGGCTGCTATGGCAGTGGGGATGTTGCCAGAACGTATCTTTATCCCTAAAAAGGGAACAACCATGTCCTACGAACACGGGGACTTTGTTCCTGCTGGCGGAGTTTCTGCAGGTGATGTCTTGATTGATGGAAATGCCATCGGAGATGTTGGAAATGTTGTCCTTCGTGACCGTAAAGTCTTGTCAGAGGACGGGATTTTCATCGTTGCCATTACCGTAAATAGACGTGAGAAAAAAATCATCGCCAAGGCGCGAGTTCACACGCGTGGATTTGTCTACCTCAAGAAGAGTCGAGATATTCTCCGTGAAAGTTCAGAATTGATCAACCAAATCGTGGAAGACTATCTCCAAGGTGAAGATTTCGACTGGGCTGATCTCAAAGGGAAGGTTCGTGATGGCTTGACCAAGTACCTCTTTGATCAAACCAAGCGTCGTCCAGCAATCTTGCCAGTCGTGATGGAAGCAAAATAA
- a CDS encoding aminoacyltransferase, with protein MYYYRVGISAEEHDGFVRRSSLVNLLQSSAWASVKSEWENERVGFYSDNKIVAVASLLYRSLPFGFTMCYIARGPIMDYTDQSLMDFVFSSLKTIAKKKRALFIKIDPALCLSKTYNDNQVYDCSEKTLETLNYLQKLGFIWSGQTSGMVDTIQPRIQAKVYKENFDEKYLPKSARQAIRTAQNKGINTQFGGIELLELFSFLMKKTEARKSIHLRNEAYYRNLLLSFPGHAYITLSTLDLSNRLHILKEQRDQNQKILESLSDTVKSSKYQSRLQESERLNEEILFLEKHISSGVQVAPLSATLTLEFGQTSVNLYAGMDVEFRRYNAPILTWYRTLQRAFERGSLWQNLGGIEHTRDGGLYRFKANFNPTIEEYLGELTLPIHPMYPLINLLFNLRKKYHRK; from the coding sequence ATGTATTATTATCGAGTTGGTATTTCCGCTGAAGAACATGATGGCTTTGTTAGACGTAGTTCGTTAGTGAATCTATTGCAAAGTAGTGCTTGGGCAAGTGTAAAAAGTGAATGGGAAAATGAAAGAGTTGGATTTTATAGTGATAATAAAATAGTGGCGGTAGCTAGTTTACTTTATAGATCTTTACCCTTTGGTTTTACAATGTGCTATATTGCCAGAGGTCCAATTATGGATTATACGGACCAATCTTTGATGGATTTTGTATTTTCTTCACTTAAAACGATTGCAAAGAAAAAACGAGCACTTTTTATTAAAATCGATCCAGCACTTTGTTTGAGTAAAACTTATAATGACAATCAAGTTTATGATTGCTCAGAGAAAACTCTAGAAACGCTAAATTATTTGCAAAAACTAGGTTTTATTTGGTCTGGTCAGACAAGTGGAATGGTTGATACTATTCAGCCTCGTATACAGGCAAAAGTGTATAAAGAAAATTTTGATGAGAAGTACCTACCAAAATCGGCGAGACAAGCTATTCGAACTGCACAAAACAAAGGAATAAATACTCAGTTTGGTGGAATTGAATTATTAGAATTATTTTCTTTTCTAATGAAGAAGACGGAGGCAAGAAAAAGTATTCATTTGCGGAATGAAGCCTACTATCGAAATTTGCTATTGTCTTTTCCAGGCCATGCTTATATAACATTATCTACACTTGATTTGTCAAATCGATTGCATATTTTAAAAGAACAAAGAGATCAGAATCAAAAAATTCTAGAATCCTTATCAGATACTGTTAAGTCTTCGAAATATCAAAGTAGGCTACAAGAAAGCGAAAGGTTGAATGAAGAAATTCTATTTTTGGAGAAGCATATTTCTTCAGGTGTTCAAGTTGCTCCCTTATCAGCCACTTTGACTTTGGAATTTGGGCAGACATCTGTAAATTTATATGCAGGAATGGATGTAGAATTTAGACGTTATAATGCCCCAATTTTAACATGGTATCGAACACTACAACGTGCATTTGAAAGAGGTTCTCTCTGGCAAAATCTAGGAGGTATTGAACATACAAGAGATGGTGGACTTTATCGTTTTAAAGCTAATTTTAATCCAACTATTGAGGAATATTTAGGAGAGTTAACTCTGCCGATTCATCCTATGTATCCGTTAATAAATCTCCTATTTAATCTTCGAAAAAAATATCATAGAAAGTAA